CATCGGCATGCTGGGCCCCCGTGCCACGTTCGGGATCGCACCGGAGCGCGAGGAGGCCGGCGGCGGACGGGTGCTCACCGGCGTCGGCATCTTCCTCTTCGTCGGGCTGCCGCTGATCCTGGTCGGCGTCCTGCTGATCACGTGACCGCCGTCGTACCCTCAGGGACGTGGCCACGGTGGCGGAGGAGATCCAGGTGGGAGAGCGGCTGGTCCGCGTCTCCAGCCCCGACAAGCCGTACTTCCCGGAACGCGGGCTGACCAAGCTGGACGTGGTCCGCTACTTCCTGGCGGTGGGTGACGGCATCCTGCGCGCACTGCGGGACCGGCCCACCATGCTGGAACGCTGGCCGCGCGGCGTCTTCGAGGGCGCGACCATCGCCACCCGGCAGACCAACCGGGGCGACGCGTTCTACCAGAAGCGGCTGCCGGCGGGCGCACCCGAGTGGGTGCGGACCGCACACATCACCTTCCCCAGCGGCCGCACCGCCGACGAGGTCGCCCCGAGCGAGCTGGCCGTGGTGATCTGGGCGGCCAACCTGGGCACCCTGCGTTTCCACCCGTGGCCGGTCAGCGCCGGCGACGTGGAACGCCCCGACCAGCTGCGCATCGACCTCGACCCGATGCCCGGCGTCGGCTTCGAGCAGGTCGTGCCGGTCGCCCGGGAGGTGCGGGCGTTCCTCGCCGAGCTGGGCCTGACCGGCTACCCGAAGACCACCGGCGGGCGGGGCCTGCACGTCTACCTGTCGATCGAGCCGCGGTGGAGCTTCGGCGACTGCCGCCGGGCGGTGCTCGCGCTGGGCCGGGAGATGCAGCGCCGGCTGCCCGAGCTGGTCACCACCACCTGGTGGCGCGAGCAGCGGGACCGGCCGGTCTTCGTCGACTACAACCAGATGTCGCGGGACCACACGATGGCCTCGGCGTACTCGATCCGGCCGACACCCCGGGCGCTGGTGTCGGCGCCGCTCGACTGGGCGGAGCTGGAGGACGCCAGGCCGGAGGACTTCGACGTGCTGTCCGTGCCGGCCCGGTTCGCCGAGCGGGGCGACCCGCACGCCGGCCTGGACGGCGACCGGCACTCGCTGGAGCCGCTACTGGAGCTGGCCGACCGGGAAGGGCTGGAGGCCCCACCCGAGCGGTGACCACCCGCCCTCGGGCCTATCGAACGGCTCAGAGCTCGGCGATCGCGGGCTTGAGCGCGGTGCCCAGTCGGGGTGCGAGGGTGGCCGAGTACGTGGCGGTCAGGTGGTGCGCGTCGCGCCAGACGAGGACGCCTC
The nucleotide sequence above comes from Micromonospora sp. NBC_00389. Encoded proteins:
- a CDS encoding DNA polymerase domain-containing protein, whose protein sequence is MATVAEEIQVGERLVRVSSPDKPYFPERGLTKLDVVRYFLAVGDGILRALRDRPTMLERWPRGVFEGATIATRQTNRGDAFYQKRLPAGAPEWVRTAHITFPSGRTADEVAPSELAVVIWAANLGTLRFHPWPVSAGDVERPDQLRIDLDPMPGVGFEQVVPVAREVRAFLAELGLTGYPKTTGGRGLHVYLSIEPRWSFGDCRRAVLALGREMQRRLPELVTTTWWREQRDRPVFVDYNQMSRDHTMASAYSIRPTPRALVSAPLDWAELEDARPEDFDVLSVPARFAERGDPHAGLDGDRHSLEPLLELADREGLEAPPER